From Aphis gossypii isolate Hap1 unplaced genomic scaffold, ASM2018417v2 Contig00620, whole genome shotgun sequence, the proteins below share one genomic window:
- the LOC114122551 gene encoding zinc finger MYM-type protein 1-like, producing the protein TFDNYPLINVIDDKSTNDKNDFKCNEDISFYIENSVSDSEKLLVLNNLGIPTSGYKFPTTGNRHLKFAWLLQYNCLCFSQIQNGAYCKVCVFFSLNQGVGKGMHQTPGKLISEKFDNWKTSIGSKGVFEIHANNEYHKISLYKYDSFLAVKNKKLNILKFKQGIALRGHKDGELVRCDDDEIYNDGNFRRLLRFRVDAGDQNLQNHLITCSKNAMYTSWLIQNEIIKVCNTIMPQTLMHGINSAKSFTVLADETSDIANKEQLTLCFIEVKDISGKVLAYTILHNLQSIGIETKYLVGQGYDGAASMSGIFNGTQAHIQTKHTMALYIHCSSHCLNLAISFSCKISDIRNCMETMQTVCNFFSYPKRSNVLLGIITKLLPDGKKFKLKKFCPTRWVERHDAVILYYELQPAIISALEDISLWKDTDTSSAANQLLASIHQFKFQTSMMILVKLFSISVSLSKFLQTKNLDLENALSFAEKHTSYIKRYSFKC; encoded by the exons taaatgcaatgaaGATATctcattttatattgaaaattca gTTTCTGACAGCGAAAAATTACTTGTACTGAATAATCTTGGGATTCCTACTTCTGGATATAAATTCCCTACAACAGGAAACAGACACTTAAAATTTGCTTGGCTTCTACAATACAATTGCTTATGCTTTTCTCAAATACAAAATGGTGCCTACTGCAaagtatgtgtattttttagtcTTAACCAAGGTGTTGGTAAAGGTATGCATCAAACTCCAGGGAAGTTAATATCAGAAAAGTTTGATAATTGGAAGACATCAATTGGCTCAAAAGGGGTATTTGAGATACATGCAAACAACGAATATCACAAAATAAGtctgtataaatatgattCTTTTTTagctgttaaaaataaaaaattgaatattttgaagttCAA ACAGGGTATTGCTTTACGTGGTCATAAAGATGGTGAATTGGTTAGATGTGATGATGATGAAATTTACAATGATGGTAACTTTAGACGATTGTTACGTTTTAGAGTTGATGCAGGTGACCAAAATCTTCAAAACCATTTAATAACTTGCTCTAAAAATGCTATGTATACAAGTTGGCTGAtccaaaatgaaataataaaagtttgtaATACCATAATGCCACAAACACTCATGCATGGTATTAATTCTGCAAAATCATTTACGGTGTTGGCAGATGAAACAAGCGATATAGCCAATAAAGAACAACTAACTTTATGT ttcattGAGGTTAAAGACATTAGTGGTAAAGTATTAGCATATACCATACTACACAATCTTCAATCCATAGGTATAGAAACAAAGTACCTAGTTGGACAGGGATATGATGGAGCAGCCTCTATGTCCGGAATATTCAATGGTACTCAAGCTCATATACAGACAAAACACACAATggcattatatatacactgcAGTTCTCATTGTCTAAATTTGGCTATCTCTTTTTCTTGTAAAATCTCTGATATTAGAAATTGTATGGAAACTATGCAAACAGTATGCAATTTTTTCTCATACCCTAAGAGATCAAATGTacttttaggtattattacaaAGCTTTTACCtgatggaaaaaaatttaaactgaaaaaGTTTTGTCCAACAAGATGGGTTGAACGTCATGACGCtgtcatattgtattatgaattaCAACCTGCAATTATTTCTGCTCTAGAAGACATTTCTTTGTGGAAAGATACAGATACTTCATCAGCGGCAAATCAACTTCTAGCATCAATACACCAATTTAAATTCCAAACATCAATGATGATTCTTGTTAAACTGTTTTCAATATCAGTGTCACTCAgcaaatttttacaaacaaaaaatttggATCTTGAAAATGCCCTTTCTTTTGCTGAAAAACACACAAGCTACATTAAAAGATATTCGTTTAAATGCTGA